One window of Esox lucius isolate fEsoLuc1 chromosome 25, fEsoLuc1.pri, whole genome shotgun sequence genomic DNA carries:
- the si:dkey-9i23.16 gene encoding uncharacterized protein si:dkey-9i23.16 yields the protein MSSTETGTSVPKLHRLFIKFDPEATGVVAILLGVFQVLLAVPLYYMDISLPKAQFLLPLFIGILFVMAGSFAVACEKTPSRHLLTGCAYTNVASLLAGLLALCIYSVSLNNVQASAESCTLYKAESLDDKCPGEFLEDFFRSITALLIVYDLGALILHTLLSFSALKGLRVGLCRIIN from the exons ATGTCATCCACTGAGACCGGAACAAGCGTTCCGAAACTTCATCGCCTCTTTATCAAATTTGACCCCGAGGCTACAGGG GTGGTGGCGATTCTCCTAGGAGTGTTCCAGGTGTTGTTGGCGGTCCCTCTTTACTACATGGACATCAGCTTACCCAAAGCACAATTTTTACTTCCATTATTTATAGGCATCctg ttTGTGATGGCAGGATCGTTCGCCGTTGCCTGTGAGAAGACTCCCAGCAGACATCTG CTGACAGGCTGTGCCTACACTAATGTGGCGAGCCTGCTGGCGGGGCTATTGgctctgtgtatatatagtgtCTCTCTGAATAATGTTCAGGCTTCTGCAGAATCTTGCACTCTGTACAAAGCTGAGTCACTGGATGATAAATGCCCTGGAGAGTTCTTGGAG gatttcttcaggagtATCACAGCCCTGCTTATTGTTTATGACCTGGGAGCCCTAATCCTCCACACTCTTCTCTCATTTTCTGCATTGAAAGGCCTGAGAGTAGGGCTGTGCCGAATTATCAATTAA
- the vps37c gene encoding vacuolar protein sorting-associated protein 37C isoform X1 produces the protein MVSSENGGGFCQCEVKLPNIANKNSCPGKSMDKLQDLSQSELQELLGNTERLESMALESDEIQNIQLEREMALASNRSLAEQNLDMKPRLERQREHLVGKYSQLEAVRDTYRQHCAQRDGMVGQVSPEGLFSRLQVEGASTETESESLADEFLDGQLSLDSFLDRFLSLRSLAHKRRVRIEKLQEILRQKRKAASAGDSGGVPSQGSTGQDAPAAQPAQWNPQPLAAQQPCSKPNNHTSFQNPDSQNGPGCPLPYSAYPAAPPNPTAAPAAPGPGPSNPPGTFPPYPGPNSSFTPAAGYAARPAFGPPAPTCPYPTQPTFPGAPGSVSAFGQYSGPNTAPYPSPYPYSAVAGYNYPGVPALPNSQSPTGRPLYRPGFGVPQPYS, from the exons ATGGTTAGTTCTGAAAATGGCGGCGGTTTCTGTCAGTGTGAAGTAAAACTTCCCAATATTGCTAATAAAAACAG ctgtcctGGCAAATCAATGGACAAGCTTCAGGACCTCAGTCAATCCGAGCTCCAGGAattgctgggcaacacagagCGGTTGGAGTCCATGGCATTGGAATCTGATGAG ATCCAGAACATCCAGCTGGAGAGGGAGATGGCCCTGGCCTCCAACCGTAGCCTGGCTGAGCAGAACCTGGACATGAAGCCTCgcctggagagacagagggagcacCTAGTGGGAAAGTACTCCCAATTGGAGGCCGTTAGAGACACCTACAGACAACACTGTGCCCAGAGAG ATGGCATGGTAGGACAGGTGTCTCCCGAGGGGCTGTTCTCCCGGCTGCAGGTAGAGGGCGCCAGCACCGAGACAGAGTCTGAG tctctggCTGATGAGTTTCTGGATGGCCAGCTGTCCCTGGACTCCTTCCTCGACCGGTTCCTCTCCCTACGCTCCCTCGCACACAAGAGACGAGTACGGATAGAGAAGCTGCAGGAGATCCTGCGCCAGAAACGGAAGGCGGCCTCGGCGGGCGACTCCGGCGGCGTGCCGTCTCAGGGGAGCACCGGCCAGGACGCGCCGGCGGCACAGCCGGCGCAGTGGAATCCGCAGCCCCTGGCGGCGCAGCAGCCGTGTTCCAAACCCAACAACCACACTAGCTTCCAAAATCCCGACTCCCAAAACGGCCCCGGCTGCCCCCTTCCTTATTCCGCTTACCCCGCCGCGCCCCCCAACCCAACAGCAGCCCCAGCCGCTCCGGGCCCGGGCCCATCCAACCCCCCGGGCACATTTCCTCCGTATCCCGGCCCCAACTCCTCATTCACTCCAGCGGCGGGCTACGCAGCCCGGCCCGCTTTCGGGCCTCCGGCCCCCACCTGCCCGTACCCCACCCAGCCCACGTTCCCCGGCGCGCCGGGCTCGGTGTCCGCGTTCGGGCAGTACAGTGGGCCCAATACTGCCCCGTACCCCTCCCCATACCCGTACAGCGCCGTTGCGGGTTATAATTACCCGGGGGTCCCGGCTCTACCCAACTCCCAGTCTCCAACAGGGAGGCCTTTGTATCGGCCCGGGTTTGGAGTGCCACAGCCCTACTCCTGA
- the vps37c gene encoding vacuolar protein sorting-associated protein 37C isoform X2: MDKLQDLSQSELQELLGNTERLESMALESDEIQNIQLEREMALASNRSLAEQNLDMKPRLERQREHLVGKYSQLEAVRDTYRQHCAQRDGMVGQVSPEGLFSRLQVEGASTETESESLADEFLDGQLSLDSFLDRFLSLRSLAHKRRVRIEKLQEILRQKRKAASAGDSGGVPSQGSTGQDAPAAQPAQWNPQPLAAQQPCSKPNNHTSFQNPDSQNGPGCPLPYSAYPAAPPNPTAAPAAPGPGPSNPPGTFPPYPGPNSSFTPAAGYAARPAFGPPAPTCPYPTQPTFPGAPGSVSAFGQYSGPNTAPYPSPYPYSAVAGYNYPGVPALPNSQSPTGRPLYRPGFGVPQPYS; the protein is encoded by the exons ATGGACAAGCTTCAGGACCTCAGTCAATCCGAGCTCCAGGAattgctgggcaacacagagCGGTTGGAGTCCATGGCATTGGAATCTGATGAG ATCCAGAACATCCAGCTGGAGAGGGAGATGGCCCTGGCCTCCAACCGTAGCCTGGCTGAGCAGAACCTGGACATGAAGCCTCgcctggagagacagagggagcacCTAGTGGGAAAGTACTCCCAATTGGAGGCCGTTAGAGACACCTACAGACAACACTGTGCCCAGAGAG ATGGCATGGTAGGACAGGTGTCTCCCGAGGGGCTGTTCTCCCGGCTGCAGGTAGAGGGCGCCAGCACCGAGACAGAGTCTGAG tctctggCTGATGAGTTTCTGGATGGCCAGCTGTCCCTGGACTCCTTCCTCGACCGGTTCCTCTCCCTACGCTCCCTCGCACACAAGAGACGAGTACGGATAGAGAAGCTGCAGGAGATCCTGCGCCAGAAACGGAAGGCGGCCTCGGCGGGCGACTCCGGCGGCGTGCCGTCTCAGGGGAGCACCGGCCAGGACGCGCCGGCGGCACAGCCGGCGCAGTGGAATCCGCAGCCCCTGGCGGCGCAGCAGCCGTGTTCCAAACCCAACAACCACACTAGCTTCCAAAATCCCGACTCCCAAAACGGCCCCGGCTGCCCCCTTCCTTATTCCGCTTACCCCGCCGCGCCCCCCAACCCAACAGCAGCCCCAGCCGCTCCGGGCCCGGGCCCATCCAACCCCCCGGGCACATTTCCTCCGTATCCCGGCCCCAACTCCTCATTCACTCCAGCGGCGGGCTACGCAGCCCGGCCCGCTTTCGGGCCTCCGGCCCCCACCTGCCCGTACCCCACCCAGCCCACGTTCCCCGGCGCGCCGGGCTCGGTGTCCGCGTTCGGGCAGTACAGTGGGCCCAATACTGCCCCGTACCCCTCCCCATACCCGTACAGCGCCGTTGCGGGTTATAATTACCCGGGGGTCCCGGCTCTACCCAACTCCCAGTCTCCAACAGGGAGGCCTTTGTATCGGCCCGGGTTTGGAGTGCCACAGCCCTACTCCTGA
- the tmem176 gene encoding transmembrane protein 176 (The RefSeq protein has 1 substitution compared to this genomic sequence) — translation MAVSVSNDLSVSITTDVNADKLADKRQALRESIRKGEPKAFGVSQVMLGLLVMSFSLPLLFTEFTEVVSFGVPWWSSLTFITAGVIAIVLEKRTSMKSLCVCMGMTLVAALVSFLAFIFYMIDLHNNPETACNEDGGHRSYLESSCEDQHFATMMSYGVKSSLLFFTMIQVVISSSLSYILFKERRNYGQYASLGQSFPS, via the exons ATGGCTGTGTCTGTCTCGAATGACCTGTCGGTGAGTATTACGACCGATGTCAACGCGGATAAACTGGCAGACAAACGTCAGGCATTACGCGAGAGCATCAGGAAAGGAGAGCCGAAGGCTTTTGGG GTCTCCCAGGTGATGCTGGGGTTGCTGGTGATGTCTTTCTCACTCCCCCTCCTTTTCACTGAGTTCACTGAGGTTGTGTCCTTCGGAGTGCCTTGGTGGAGCAGCTTAACG TTCATAACGGCAGGAGTCATTGCCATAGTGCTGGAGAAGCGCACCAGTATGAAATCG ctgtgtgtgtgcatggggaTGACACTGGTGGCAGCCTTGGTTTCCTTCCTGGCCTTCATCTTTTACATGATCGACCTCCACAACAACCCAGAGACAGCCTGCAACGAGGATGTGGGGCACAGAAGCTATTTAGAATCAAGCTGTGAAGATCAGCACTTTGCTACG ATGATGAGCTATGGAGTGAAGTCGTCCCTCCTTTTCTTCACCATGATCCAGGTCGTGATCTCGTCATCGCTCTCATACATTCTGTTCAAGGAGAGGAGGAATTATGGACAATATGCA TCTCTGGGTCAAAGTTTTCCCAGCTAG